The Streptococcus marmotae genome contains the following window.
TTTCCACAAACATCTGTGCCGTTTCAACACTATTCATCATGTAATACGAACGCATCGCTTCTATCCCATCTAGCGGATCTCTCGTCAATTCAACCACTTGATGCCCCAGTTGCTCCAAGAGGGGCAATATACTTAAAACAGCCTCCTGCGCTTCTTTTTCTACCTGTGTTCCAATGGGGGATTTGAGCGAAAAGGCAATTTTGAGCGATCTTTTTTCTGGAGCGAACAGACAATCCCAAGATAGGGTTTGCAAAGGGAAAGGTGCCTCCACTTGATAGGTCTGCAAATGATAGAGTAGTCGCTTGGTATCTCGAATTGATTTGGTCAAGGCAAAATGGACAGAAGCCCCTTGCCAACCGCGGTAAGAGGAAGGTCCAACTGGTATCCGTCCTCGACTAGTCTTTAAACCAATTAAACCATTGAAACTAGCAGGAATACGGATAGAACCACCACCATCTGAGGCACCCGCTAGAGGCACCATACCAGAAGCGACAGCAGCTGCCGAACCACCACTTGATCCACCTGCATTTCGCGTCACATCCATCGGTAAATTCACAGGCCCATGCAATTGGCTATCTGAAATGTTCTTAAAACCGAATTCTGGAGTATTAGTCCGCCCTAAGACGATAAATCCCAGCGCTTCCATCCGCTGCGTATAAAGGTCACTCTTTTGTGCCCTATAACGAGCGAACAAGCGAGAGCCAGATGTCGATAATTCCCCTGCCTGTTCTTGGCCTAAATCTTTTAACAGAATCGGAACACCTGCAAAGGGCTGACTATCTTTTTTCACATTTCTAGCTTGCTCCAACGCTCGCTCATATTGAGTGCTTACTACTGCATTCAGAACTGGGTTCAATTCCTCAATCTTATCAATACTTGCTTTAACACATTCTTCCGCTG
Protein-coding sequences here:
- a CDS encoding amidase: MYQDATAMAEAIRSGVVSAEECVKASIDKIEELNPVLNAVVSTQYERALEQARNVKKDSQPFAGVPILLKDLGQEQAGELSTSGSRLFARYRAQKSDLYTQRMEALGFIVLGRTNTPEFGFKNISDSQLHGPVNLPMDVTRNAGGSSGGSAAAVASGMVPLAGASDGGGSIRIPASFNGLIGLKTSRGRIPVGPSSYRGWQGASVHFALTKSIRDTKRLLYHLQTYQVEAPFPLQTLSWDCLFAPEKRSLKIAFSLKSPIGTQVEKEAQEAVLSILPLLEQLGHQVVELTRDPLDGIEAMRSYYMMNSVETAQMFVEIERSLGRKATIDDMELMTWAIYRSGLTIPAYRYSQILQDWDQYSAKMAAFHQQYDVLLTPTVANAAPKHGQFALGKDIEEKLRNMDDYEMEEQQELIWQMFEDALAWTPFTAQANLTGQPSISLPVYQTAQGLPIGVQLTATKGREDILLSLAEELENEGTCFGKAL